The following is a genomic window from Candidatus Palauibacter scopulicola.
CGTTGTGGAAGATCGCGGGGTTCGAGGTGACCCCTCGCAACCCTTCGGCTTCGACCCGGTGGGCCAGCGTTCCGTCGACCAGCATCCCGCGCGTCAGGTTGTCGAGCCAGTAGCTCTGGCCCTGCGCCTGGAGTTGAAGCAGCGCGCTCATCTCTCTCCCCTCCCCATGGTGTCTCAGGATCGTGTGTCTCAGGCGTCCGATTTCAGGTGTCGGGCCTCGATATCCAGCACCTTTTGGAGCCGGCGTCGATGCCTCGACTCGGCCGAGAAATCCGCGGCCAGAAAGGCCTCCGTGATCGCGCGCGCGAGGGCGATCCCGATCACGCGCTCCCCCATGCAGAGGACGTTCATGTCGTCGTGATCGACCCCCTGCGCCGCCGAATACGTGTCGTGGCAGACGCCCGCCCGCACTCCCGGCACCTTGTTCGCGGCGATGCAGACGCCCACGGCGGATCCGCAGATGACGATGCCGCGCTTCACCTCGCCGCGCGCCACCCGCTCGGCGACGGCGAAGGCGAAGTCGGGGTAGTCGACGGAGTCCGTGCCGTGCGTGCCGACGTCGACGATCTCGTGGCCGGCTTCGCGAAGCTCCGCGGCGAGGATGTCCTTATAACCGACGCCCGCGTGGTCCGCCCCGACCGCGAGCTTCACGCCGGTCGCTCCGCCGCGAGCGCCTCCAGGGCCCGCGCGACGAGCGCCTCCGCGGTGAAGCCGAAGTGGGCGAAGTTGTCCGCCGCGGAGGCGGACTGGCCGAAGCGGTCGATCCCGATGACGGCGCCGTCCCGCCCCACCCATTCCGTCCACCCGAGGGTGGCGCCGGCTTCGATCGCGACCCTCGGAAGGTCGGGCGGAAGAACTTCGTTCCGGTAGGACGCCGGCTGGGCGCGGAAGAGTTCCCAGCTCGGGAACGAGACGACGCGCGCCGATACCCCGCGGGCCTCGAGGGCTTCCGCCGCTTCGACCGCCACCTGAAGTTCCGAACCGGTCCCGACGAGCACGACCTCGGGGGGGCCGGGCGCCGGCCTGACGATGTAGGCGCCGCGCTCCACCCCCTCGCGGGCAGCGCCGGCGGCGCGCGGGAGATGGGGGACCTTCTGGCGCGTGAGCACGAGGATCGTGGGTCCCGTGCGACGCTCGATCGCGACGCGCCACGCCTCGACGGTCTCCTCCGGATCGGCGGGGCGCAGCAGGACGACGCCTGGCATCGCCCGGAAGGAGGCGAGGTGCTCGATCGGCTGGTGCGTCGGCCCGTCGGCCCCGAGGCCGATCGAGTCGTGCGTCATCACGTAGATATTGGACAGTCCCATCAGGGCGGCGAGCCGCATCGATGGCCGGGCGTAGTCCGTGAAGGTGAAGAACGTCGCGATGTACGGCCGGATGCCGCCGTGGAGGACGAGGCCGTTCGCGATGGACGCCATCGCGTGCTCGCGGACGCCCCACCGCAGGTTGCGGCCCTCGGGCGCCTCCCTCGAGAAGTTCGGCGAGTCGATCAACGTGTTGTTCGAACCCGACAGGTCGGCGCTCCCGCCGACGAGTTCGGGGAGGCGGGGGGCCAGCGCGGTCAGGATCCGGCCGGAAGCGGCGCGCGTGGCGATCGGATCGTCGTCCGGACCGAAGCTCGGCAGGTCCTCTTCCCACGCCTCCGGCAGAACCGACCGGATGCGGCGTTCGAGTTCCGCGGCCAGCTCCGGGTGCGCCGCGCGGTAGCGCTCGAAGCGCTCTTCCCACTCCCCGGCGAGCGCTTCGCCGCGGGCGACCTGCCGGCCCATGTGAGTCCGGACGGCGTCCGGCACGAGGAACGGAGGTTCCGCCGGCCAGCCGTACACCTCCTTGGTGAGCCGGACCTCTTCCTCGCCGAGCGGCGCGCCGTGCGCGGCGGCCGTGTCCTGCTTGTTGGGAGCGCCGTAGCCGATGTGCGAGCGGACGATGATGAGCGACGGGCGGTCCTCCGCGCGCCGGGCCCCTTCGATCGCCGCGTCGAGCGCCCCGAGGTCGTTCGCGTCCGCGACGGACTGCACGTGCCACCCCAGCGACTCGAATCGCCCGCGCACATCCTCGGAAAAGGCGAGGTCGACGTCGCCATCGATCGTGATCCTGTTGTCATCGTAGAGCCAGACGAGCTTGCCGAGGCCCAGGTGTCCGGCGAGCGAGGCGGCTTCGTACGAGACGCCCTCCATGAGGTCGCCGTCGCTGCAGATGACGTACGTCCGGTGATCGATGATCGAGTGGCCCGGCCGGTTGAACACCGCCGCGAGATGCGC
Proteins encoded in this region:
- the rpiB gene encoding ribose 5-phosphate isomerase B; the encoded protein is MKLAVGADHAGVGYKDILAAELREAGHEIVDVGTHGTDSVDYPDFAFAVAERVARGEVKRGIVICGSAVGVCIAANKVPGVRAGVCHDTYSAAQGVDHDDMNVLCMGERVIGIALARAITEAFLAADFSAESRHRRRLQKVLDIEARHLKSDA
- the tkt gene encoding transketolase, translated to MNETGTVEAVSGSAAPGAGPSVETQSIDTIRTLAMDAVQRAGSGHPGTAMALAPVAYTLWMRHMRYSPQDPAWFGRDRFVLSAGHAAILQYAVLHLTGFDLPLEEIRNFRRAGSCTAGHPEYGHVDGVETTTGPLGQGVANSVGMAIAEAHLAAVFNRPGHSIIDHRTYVICSDGDLMEGVSYEAASLAGHLGLGKLVWLYDDNRITIDGDVDLAFSEDVRGRFESLGWHVQSVADANDLGALDAAIEGARRAEDRPSLIIVRSHIGYGAPNKQDTAAAHGAPLGEEEVRLTKEVYGWPAEPPFLVPDAVRTHMGRQVARGEALAGEWEERFERYRAAHPELAAELERRIRSVLPEAWEEDLPSFGPDDDPIATRAASGRILTALAPRLPELVGGSADLSGSNNTLIDSPNFSREAPEGRNLRWGVREHAMASIANGLVLHGGIRPYIATFFTFTDYARPSMRLAALMGLSNIYVMTHDSIGLGADGPTHQPIEHLASFRAMPGVVLLRPADPEETVEAWRVAIERRTGPTILVLTRQKVPHLPRAAGAAREGVERGAYIVRPAPGPPEVVLVGTGSELQVAVEAAEALEARGVSARVVSFPSWELFRAQPASYRNEVLPPDLPRVAIEAGATLGWTEWVGRDGAVIGIDRFGQSASAADNFAHFGFTAEALVARALEALAAERPA